One genomic window of Aptenodytes patagonicus chromosome 19, bAptPat1.pri.cur, whole genome shotgun sequence includes the following:
- the CASP9 gene encoding caspase-9 isoform X1 — translation MEEVQRRALRRGRARLVAALRVAPLWDPLEERGLFTRPMVEELQSAGSRGEQARQLVIDLETRGKRAFPIFLSILRDTGQGDLADMLIEECECPPPPLQLVDLRPVELEKHSKNVNFPERLSIPVQAESERPRTPPAPARGEPRPRLFQRGSAVDKRNRDLVYELKADPCGCCLILNNVNFSSDSAMSTREGSDVDCKKLEKRFKALRFDVLTRRDLKAQEMVSELQKLARRDHSALDCCIVVILSHGCQTSHIQFPGGIYGTDGKPIPIEKIVNYFNGSNCPSLRGKPKLFFIQACGGEQRDRGFVVDCDSPGDKAPGASLESDATPLQTPLGNVDEPDAIASLPTPSDILVSYSTFPGFVSWREASSGSWYVETLDSVLEQHAHSEDLLNMLLRVANAVSAKGRYKQIPGCFNFLRKKFFFACK, via the exons atGGAGGAGGTGCAGCGGCGGGCCctgcggcgcgggcgggcgcggctGGTGGCGGCGCTGCGGGTGGCGCCGCTCTGGGACCCGCTGGAGGAGCGCGGCCTCTTCACCCGGCCCATGGTCGAGGAGCtgcag agcGCTGGCAGCCGAGGAGAGCAAGCCCGGCAGCTGGTCATCGACCTGGAGACTCGAGGGAAACGGGCTTTTCCTATATTCCTCTCGATCCTGCGGGACACCGGGCAGGGCGATCTCGCGGACATGCTGATCGAGGAGTGCGAATGCCCGCCGCCACCGCTGCAGCTGGTAGACCTGAGGCCTGTTGAGCTGGAAAAGCATAGCAAAA ATGTGAACTTTCCTGAGCGTTTGTCCATCCCAGTCCAAGCTGAGAGCGAAAGACCTCGAACGCCTCCCGCGCCAGCCCGGGGTGAGCCACGTCCCAGGCTGTTCCAGAGAG GTTCGGCCGTTGACAAGAGGAACCGTGATCTG GTTTACGAGCTGAAAGCTGATCCGTGTGGATGCTGCCTGATCCTCAACAACGTCAACTTCAGCAGCGACTCGGCTATGTCGACTCGAGAAGGCTCCGACGTGGACTGCAAGAAGCTGGAGAAGCGCTTCAAGGCCTTGCGCTTCGACGTCCTGACTCGGCGGGATCTCAAAGCTCAG GAAATGgtttcagagctgcagaagcTGGCACGACGGGACCACAGCGCCTTGGACTGCTGCATCGTGGTGATCCTTTCCCATGGTTGTCAG ACGAGCCACATCCAGTTTCCCGGAGGCATTTACGGCACGGATGGAAAACCCATTCCAATAGAAAAGATTGTGAACTATTTCAAtgggtccaactgcccgagttTGAGAGGAAAACCCAAACTCTTCTTCATCCAGGCCTGTGGTGGAG AACAACGAGATCGAGGCTTTGTAGTGGATTGCGATTCACCCGGCGACAAAGCTCCCGGAGCTTCTTTAGAGTCGGACGCGACTCCTCTTCAGACTCCGTTGGGTAACGTGGACGAGCCGGATGCCATAGCCAGTTTGCCCACGCCCAGCGACATCTTGGTCTCCTACTCAACTTTTCCAG GTTTTGTCTCCTGGAGGGAGGCGTCGAGCGGCTCGTGGTACGTGGAAACGCTGGACAGCGTGCTGGAGCAACATGCCCATTCGGAAGACCTGCTGAACATGTTACTGCGg GTGGCGAACGCCGTCTCTGCCAAGGGGAGGTACAAGCAGATCCCGGGCTGTTTCAACTTTCTCCGTAAAAAATTCTTCTTCGCGTGCAAATGA
- the CASP9 gene encoding caspase-9 isoform X2: MEEVQRRALRRGRARLVAALRVAPLWDPLEERGLFTRPMVEELQSAGSRGEQARQLVIDLETRGKRAFPIFLSILRDTGQGDLADMLIEECECPPPPLQLVDLRPVELEKHSKNVNFPERLSIPVQAESERPRTPPAPARGSAVDKRNRDLVYELKADPCGCCLILNNVNFSSDSAMSTREGSDVDCKKLEKRFKALRFDVLTRRDLKAQEMVSELQKLARRDHSALDCCIVVILSHGCQTSHIQFPGGIYGTDGKPIPIEKIVNYFNGSNCPSLRGKPKLFFIQACGGEQRDRGFVVDCDSPGDKAPGASLESDATPLQTPLGNVDEPDAIASLPTPSDILVSYSTFPGFVSWREASSGSWYVETLDSVLEQHAHSEDLLNMLLRVANAVSAKGRYKQIPGCFNFLRKKFFFACK; this comes from the exons atGGAGGAGGTGCAGCGGCGGGCCctgcggcgcgggcgggcgcggctGGTGGCGGCGCTGCGGGTGGCGCCGCTCTGGGACCCGCTGGAGGAGCGCGGCCTCTTCACCCGGCCCATGGTCGAGGAGCtgcag agcGCTGGCAGCCGAGGAGAGCAAGCCCGGCAGCTGGTCATCGACCTGGAGACTCGAGGGAAACGGGCTTTTCCTATATTCCTCTCGATCCTGCGGGACACCGGGCAGGGCGATCTCGCGGACATGCTGATCGAGGAGTGCGAATGCCCGCCGCCACCGCTGCAGCTGGTAGACCTGAGGCCTGTTGAGCTGGAAAAGCATAGCAAAA ATGTGAACTTTCCTGAGCGTTTGTCCATCCCAGTCCAAGCTGAGAGCGAAAGACCTCGAACGCCTCCCGCGCCAGCCCGGG GTTCGGCCGTTGACAAGAGGAACCGTGATCTG GTTTACGAGCTGAAAGCTGATCCGTGTGGATGCTGCCTGATCCTCAACAACGTCAACTTCAGCAGCGACTCGGCTATGTCGACTCGAGAAGGCTCCGACGTGGACTGCAAGAAGCTGGAGAAGCGCTTCAAGGCCTTGCGCTTCGACGTCCTGACTCGGCGGGATCTCAAAGCTCAG GAAATGgtttcagagctgcagaagcTGGCACGACGGGACCACAGCGCCTTGGACTGCTGCATCGTGGTGATCCTTTCCCATGGTTGTCAG ACGAGCCACATCCAGTTTCCCGGAGGCATTTACGGCACGGATGGAAAACCCATTCCAATAGAAAAGATTGTGAACTATTTCAAtgggtccaactgcccgagttTGAGAGGAAAACCCAAACTCTTCTTCATCCAGGCCTGTGGTGGAG AACAACGAGATCGAGGCTTTGTAGTGGATTGCGATTCACCCGGCGACAAAGCTCCCGGAGCTTCTTTAGAGTCGGACGCGACTCCTCTTCAGACTCCGTTGGGTAACGTGGACGAGCCGGATGCCATAGCCAGTTTGCCCACGCCCAGCGACATCTTGGTCTCCTACTCAACTTTTCCAG GTTTTGTCTCCTGGAGGGAGGCGTCGAGCGGCTCGTGGTACGTGGAAACGCTGGACAGCGTGCTGGAGCAACATGCCCATTCGGAAGACCTGCTGAACATGTTACTGCGg GTGGCGAACGCCGTCTCTGCCAAGGGGAGGTACAAGCAGATCCCGGGCTGTTTCAACTTTCTCCGTAAAAAATTCTTCTTCGCGTGCAAATGA